A section of the Cygnus olor isolate bCygOlo1 chromosome 14, bCygOlo1.pri.v2, whole genome shotgun sequence genome encodes:
- the SLU7 gene encoding pre-mRNA-splicing factor SLU7 isoform X1 yields MAAGAAASGAAGGPGEVGLEEPKKMTREDWRKKKELEEQRKLGNAPAEVDEEGKDINPHIPQYISSVPWYIDPSKRPTLKHQRPQPEKQKQYSSSGDWYKRGVQEHAIATRYRKGACENCGALTHKKKDCMERPRKVGAKYTGMNIAPDEHVQPELMFDYDGKRDRWNGYNPEEHMKIVEEYAKVDLAKRTLKAQKLQEELASGKLEQVNSPRHQWGEEEPNSQTERERNSEDEDEDKYADDIDMPGQNFDSKRRITVRNLRIREDIAKYLRNLDPNSAYYDPKTRAMRENPYANTGKNPDEVGYAGDNFVRYTGDTISMAQTQLFAWEAYDKGSEVHLQADPTKLELLYKSFKVKKEDFKAQQKESILEKYGGQEHLDTPPAELLLAQTEDYVEYSRHGTVIKGQEKAIACSKYEEDVKINNHTCIWGSYWKEGKWGYKCCHSFVKYSYCTGEAGKEIANAEASLLEEQPREEEHMTKPKTLMEIHQEKQKEKKKKKHKKSSNSDSEGEEKKKQEKLKKALNAEEARLLQVKEIMQLDERKRPYNSVYETREPTEEEMEAYRMKRQRPDDPMASFLGQ; encoded by the exons atggcggcgggggcggccgccaGCGGCGCCGCGGGGGGCCCGGGCGAGGTGGGCCTGGAAGAGCCTAAGAAGATGACGAGGGAAgactggaggaagaagaaggagctggaggaacAGAGAAAGCTGGGGAACGCGCCTGCTGAAGTGGACGAAGAAGGGAA AGATATCAATCCTCATATTCCTCAGTACATTTCTTCAGTGCCATGGTACATAGATCCTTCTAAAAGGCCTACGCTAAAGCATCAGAGACCCCAGccagagaagcagaaacagtACAGCTCTTCTGGAGATTGGTACAAACGAGGAGTTCAAGAG cATGCAATAGCTACCAGATACCGTAAAGGAGCTTGTGAGAACTGTGGTGCGTtgacacacaaaaagaaagactgCATGGAG agaCCCAGGAAAGTTGGAGCAAAATACACAGGCATGAATATTGCACCAGATGAACATGTGCAACCTGAACTGATGTTTGATTACGATGGAAAGCGAGATCGTTGGAATGGCTATAACCCAGAAGAGCACATGAAGATTGTAGAGGAGTATGCCAAGGTTGATCTG GCCAAACGTACACTGAAGGCGCAGAAGCTTCAGGAAGAGTTAGCATCAGGAAAGTTGGAGCAAGTG AACTCCCCAAGACACCAGTGGGGAGAAGAGGAACCAAATTCCCAGACA GAAAGAGAACGTAACagtgaagatgaagatgaagataaaTATGCAGATGACATTGATATGCCTGGGCAGAACTTTGACTCTAAAAGACGTATCACAGTCCGAAATTTACGTATTCGGGAAGATATTGCAAAA TACCTAAGGAATCTAGATCCAAACTCAGCTTATTATGATCCCAAAACAAGAGCGATGAGAGAGAACCCATATGCCAATACAGGCAAGAATCCAGATGA AGTTGGTTATGCAGGTGACAACTTTGTTCGTTACACTGGAGATACCATTTCAATGGCACAGACTCAGT TGTTTGCTTGGGAGGCTTATGACAAAGGCTCAGAAGTGCATCTTCAAGCGGACCCTACAAAATTAGAGCTACTCTATAAATCcttcaaagtgaaaaaagaggatttcaaggcacagcagaaagaaagcatCTTAGAGAAG TATGGAGGACAAGAACATCTAGATACCCCACCAGCTGAATTGCTGTTAGCTCAAACAGAAGATTACGTGGAGTATTCTAGACATGGGACAGTTATCAAAGGACAAGAGAAAGCTATTGCATGTTCTAAATATGAAGAAGATGTGAAGATCAACAACCATACA TGCATTTGGGGTTCATACTGGAAAGAAGGCAAGTGGGGTTACAAATGCTGCCACTCATTTGTCAAGTACTCATACTGTACAGGAGAAGCTGGGAAAGAAATTGCT AATGCTGAAGCAAGCTTACTAGAAGAGCAACCCAGAGAGGAAGAACACAtgacaaaacccaaaacactgATGGAG ATCCaccaagagaaacagaaagagaagaaaaagaagaaacataagAAGAGCTCAAATTCAGACAGCGAgggtgaagagaaaaagaagcaagaaaaacttaaaaag GCATTAAATGCAGAAGAGGCTCGTCTCCTCCAAGTTAAAGAAATTATGCAGTTAGATGAGAGGAAGAGACCATACAACAGTGTATATGAAACCAGAGAGccaacagaagaggaaatggaagCCTATAGAATGAAACGTCAGAGACCTGATGATCCCATGGCCTCTTTTCTTGGACAGTAG
- the PTTG1 gene encoding securin has product MTTLIFLDKENGEVGAAKNQLRRPSGSSKVLSERTQVSTPLPKKTIKTSPATSHSVRKALGNVNRTVGVTSKKEQMRQKNQPCTAKKVAEKTAGLESQDVILEEPFPEIEKIFCYDPGDFENFDLPEEYRVSDINLYGAPLQIFTSTSEKPLNMVPSPVKTEEMSWESNLLQSTTDFISTLDEIIDMPPMNL; this is encoded by the exons ATGACAACTCTAATCTTCTTAGATAAGGAGAATGGTGAAGTTGGTGCTGCTAAGAATCAATTAAGACGCCCTTCAGGATCAT CAAAAGTCTTGTCTGAAAGAACTCAAGTCAGTACGCCACTTCctaaaaaaacaattaaaacatctccAGCCACATCACACTCTGTCAGAAAGGCTCTTGGAAATGTGAATAGGACTGTAGGAGTCACAAGCAAGAAAGAGCAgatgagacagaaaaatcaaCCTTGCACTGCAAAGAAA GTTGCTGAAAAGACTGCTGGATTAGAGAGCCAGGATGTGATACTTGAAGAACCCTTccctgaaatagaaaaaatattttgctatgaTCCTGGAG ACTTTGAGAATTTTGATCTTCCTGAAGAGTACAGAGTAAGCGATATCAACCTGTATGGTGCTCCTCTCCAGATATTTACAAGCACCTCTGAAAAACCTCTGAACATGGTTCCTTCACCTGTGAAGACTGAAGAGATGTCATGGGAGTCTA ACTTGCTACAATCAACTACTGACTTCATTTCTACACTGGATGAGATCATTGATATGCCACCTATGAACCTATGA
- the SLU7 gene encoding pre-mRNA-splicing factor SLU7 isoform X2, translated as MAAGAAASGAAGGPGEVGLEEPKKMTREDWRKKKELEEQRKLGNAPAEVDEEGKDINPHIPQYISSVPWYIDPSKRPTLKHQRPQPEKQKQYSSSGDWYKRGVQEHAIATRYRKGACENCGALTHKKKDCMERPRKVGAKYTGMNIAPDEHVQPELMFDYDGKRDRWNGYNPEEHMKIVEEYAKVDLAKRTLKAQKLQEELASGKLEQVERERNSEDEDEDKYADDIDMPGQNFDSKRRITVRNLRIREDIAKYLRNLDPNSAYYDPKTRAMRENPYANTGKNPDEVGYAGDNFVRYTGDTISMAQTQLFAWEAYDKGSEVHLQADPTKLELLYKSFKVKKEDFKAQQKESILEKYGGQEHLDTPPAELLLAQTEDYVEYSRHGTVIKGQEKAIACSKYEEDVKINNHTCIWGSYWKEGKWGYKCCHSFVKYSYCTGEAGKEIANAEASLLEEQPREEEHMTKPKTLMEIHQEKQKEKKKKKHKKSSNSDSEGEEKKKQEKLKKALNAEEARLLQVKEIMQLDERKRPYNSVYETREPTEEEMEAYRMKRQRPDDPMASFLGQ; from the exons atggcggcgggggcggccgccaGCGGCGCCGCGGGGGGCCCGGGCGAGGTGGGCCTGGAAGAGCCTAAGAAGATGACGAGGGAAgactggaggaagaagaaggagctggaggaacAGAGAAAGCTGGGGAACGCGCCTGCTGAAGTGGACGAAGAAGGGAA AGATATCAATCCTCATATTCCTCAGTACATTTCTTCAGTGCCATGGTACATAGATCCTTCTAAAAGGCCTACGCTAAAGCATCAGAGACCCCAGccagagaagcagaaacagtACAGCTCTTCTGGAGATTGGTACAAACGAGGAGTTCAAGAG cATGCAATAGCTACCAGATACCGTAAAGGAGCTTGTGAGAACTGTGGTGCGTtgacacacaaaaagaaagactgCATGGAG agaCCCAGGAAAGTTGGAGCAAAATACACAGGCATGAATATTGCACCAGATGAACATGTGCAACCTGAACTGATGTTTGATTACGATGGAAAGCGAGATCGTTGGAATGGCTATAACCCAGAAGAGCACATGAAGATTGTAGAGGAGTATGCCAAGGTTGATCTG GCCAAACGTACACTGAAGGCGCAGAAGCTTCAGGAAGAGTTAGCATCAGGAAAGTTGGAGCAAGTG GAAAGAGAACGTAACagtgaagatgaagatgaagataaaTATGCAGATGACATTGATATGCCTGGGCAGAACTTTGACTCTAAAAGACGTATCACAGTCCGAAATTTACGTATTCGGGAAGATATTGCAAAA TACCTAAGGAATCTAGATCCAAACTCAGCTTATTATGATCCCAAAACAAGAGCGATGAGAGAGAACCCATATGCCAATACAGGCAAGAATCCAGATGA AGTTGGTTATGCAGGTGACAACTTTGTTCGTTACACTGGAGATACCATTTCAATGGCACAGACTCAGT TGTTTGCTTGGGAGGCTTATGACAAAGGCTCAGAAGTGCATCTTCAAGCGGACCCTACAAAATTAGAGCTACTCTATAAATCcttcaaagtgaaaaaagaggatttcaaggcacagcagaaagaaagcatCTTAGAGAAG TATGGAGGACAAGAACATCTAGATACCCCACCAGCTGAATTGCTGTTAGCTCAAACAGAAGATTACGTGGAGTATTCTAGACATGGGACAGTTATCAAAGGACAAGAGAAAGCTATTGCATGTTCTAAATATGAAGAAGATGTGAAGATCAACAACCATACA TGCATTTGGGGTTCATACTGGAAAGAAGGCAAGTGGGGTTACAAATGCTGCCACTCATTTGTCAAGTACTCATACTGTACAGGAGAAGCTGGGAAAGAAATTGCT AATGCTGAAGCAAGCTTACTAGAAGAGCAACCCAGAGAGGAAGAACACAtgacaaaacccaaaacactgATGGAG ATCCaccaagagaaacagaaagagaagaaaaagaagaaacataagAAGAGCTCAAATTCAGACAGCGAgggtgaagagaaaaagaagcaagaaaaacttaaaaag GCATTAAATGCAGAAGAGGCTCGTCTCCTCCAAGTTAAAGAAATTATGCAGTTAGATGAGAGGAAGAGACCATACAACAGTGTATATGAAACCAGAGAGccaacagaagaggaaatggaagCCTATAGAATGAAACGTCAGAGACCTGATGATCCCATGGCCTCTTTTCTTGGACAGTAG